The DNA window GCTGATCCGCACCGGGTCGTCGGGACTGATCATCTGGCCATGAATGACGCGGCCGGGTTTGGCGCCCAGCCTCCGGTAGAGCGGGTCGAGATAGGACCTTTGCAGGGCCTTGAGGAGCAGGGGGGATTGGGGCTCGAAGAAATGACGGTTAAGGAGATGACCGATCCGCCGGAACTCCACGCCCGCATAGGGCGTGCCGATGCTCACGAACAGGGCCCCGCTCAGCGCGCACGCCAAATCCCGCAAGGCGCCGGCCCGGATCGGAGACATGACGCCGAAGAGGTCCAGACCGGACAGCACCTCGCGATACGACGCGACGTCCGCGCCGTCGGCCAGGGCCGCCAGGAGATAAACGGCGAATCCGCCCGCCGAATGGCCCACGAACACCGGCCGCTCGCCGATGTCTTCGGGGCGGCGGGAAAAATGCTCGACGGCGCGCAGCGCGGTGAGCGGCCAGGGGTCGAGGAGATAGGATTCCTCGCCGTCCGGAAGGCGGAAGACGCGCGGGGAAAACCCGCTGGACCGGAGCTCGTTCAAGAAGGGGGTGGCCGGCTCGAAGTGGCACATGGCCCGGAAGAAATGAAGCGGTTGCCCCGGAACGGGGTCGGGGAGCGCGAGGGCCTGGCGGTGCGCGGCGCTGGCGTAATATCCGTTCAAGACCGATTGAATGCCGAGACTCAACGCCTGCATGCGGGGCTCATCGGCGGCGCCGGGAAAAGGTTGCGGCGCGTGCCGGGCGCGCGCCGACGGCTAGGCCGCCCGGAACTCCCGCGCCCGGGCGTCCTCGAGACCGTTGATCTTCCGGGTGAGAAGCCCCCTCAAAAACAGCGACTGTTTTTGAAAATGGAGATACATCGCGGCCAGATTGACTGCGGCTTCGATCGAACGGGGCCTTCCGGCCAGGACCGCCGCGATCAGCTTCCAGAAACGCCAGCCGTCCGGGGAGGCGAGGCCCGCCCGGAAGCAAAGACGCGCGAACGCCCTGGCCATGTTCAAGATCTTTCCGGCGCCGGGCCTGTATTTGCCCGACGGATTCAGGTTCCTGGCGGTGGCGGCGACGCGTTCGTAGTACTTGCCGGGCGCGTAGACCGCCTCGATGATCTTGAGATAGTCGCTCAAGACCTTCCGGCGGGGCCGGTCGGTCACGAAATTCAGGCCGCTGGTCGTCTGATCGATCTCCTCGTTCGAGTCGGACACCTGCATCCCCTTCGCCAGCAACCGCCCCTCTTTTTCCAGCCGGCGGGTGAGTTGCGTATTCGGCAGGGCGGTGAGCAGGCCGACCATCGCCATGCAGATCCCCGAATCCTGGATGCAGTCGATCATGTGCCGGGCCGAAAGATCGCTCTCGCGGTCGAATCCCAGGATGAACCCGGCGTTGACGATCATTCCGTAGGACCCGATCTTTTTGACCGCCTCGGTCACGGAGACCCTGCAATTCTGCTTCTTCTGGGTCAGTTTCAGGAGCTCGTCATCGGGCGTCTCGATGCCGATGAAGACGTACCGGAAATCGACGTCGCGCATCATCTCGAGGAGCTGGTCGTCGGCCGCAAGGTTGATGGAGGCCTCCGTGCTGAAGAAAAACGGGTGGCGGCGGGATTCCGACCATTCCTTGACCGCCGGCAGGGCCTGCTTGACGTATTTCTTGTTGCCGATGAAGTTGTCGTCGACGAAATCGACGTGCCCGCGGTACCCGAGGTCGTGGAGGGTCTGCAGTTCCCGGAGGATCTGGCCGACGGTCTTCGTCCTCGGGATCCGCCCGTACAGTTCGATGATGTCGCAAAACTCGCAGTTGAAGGGGCAACCTCTCGAATACTGGACGCCCACGTGGAGATAGTCCTCGAACCGGACGAGGTCGAAACGGGGAACCGGCGATCGGGTCATGTCCGCCTGGTCCGAAGACCGGTATCGGCCCTTGAGAACGCCCTTTTCCCAATCGGCCAG is part of the bacterium genome and encodes:
- a CDS encoding B12-binding domain-containing radical SAM protein, giving the protein MKPLLKKGTRCLLVQSRFSDFSFWNYLDVCRLVGAKYPAAPLGLMTVAALLPQEWDFKLVDENVEPLLPEHLQWADVVCCGGMLPQQSGILSVIRKAHEHQKPVVVGGPDPTSQPGIYEEADFLALGEGEVVIPLMLADWEKGVLKGRYRSSDQADMTRSPVPRFDLVRFEDYLHVGVQYSRGCPFNCEFCDIIELYGRIPRTKTVGQILRELQTLHDLGYRGHVDFVDDNFIGNKKYVKQALPAVKEWSESRRHPFFFSTEASINLAADDQLLEMMRDVDFRYVFIGIETPDDELLKLTQKKQNCRVSVTEAVKKIGSYGMIVNAGFILGFDRESDLSARHMIDCIQDSGICMAMVGLLTALPNTQLTRRLEKEGRLLAKGMQVSDSNEEIDQTTSGLNFVTDRPRRKVLSDYLKIIEAVYAPGKYYERVAATARNLNPSGKYRPGAGKILNMARAFARLCFRAGLASPDGWRFWKLIAAVLAGRPRSIEAAVNLAAMYLHFQKQSLFLRGLLTRKINGLEDARAREFRAA